The DNA window TGCTGCGCCTGAAATCTGACCTGGTAGCGCTGTGCCTCGCCGCCTGCGCCGGCAAGCTGGATGAGAAAACCTCCGAGTGGGATGACCGCGCATCGCTGGGGGTAGTGGTTGCCGCCGGCGGCTATCCGGGCAACTACAACACGGGCGATGAGATCCATGGCCTGCCGCAGCAGGAAGCGGCAGACGGTAAAGTCTTCCATGCCGGCACGAAACTGTCTGACGACCAGCGCGTGGTCACCAACGGCGGGCGCGTACTGTGCGTCACCGCCCTGGGCGATACCGTAGCGCAGGCGCAGCAGCGCGCCTATCAGCTGCTGACCGATATTCGCTGGGATGGCAGCTTTAGCCGAAACGATATCGGCTGGCGCGCCATTGAGCGCGAAAAGGCTAACGGCTAAGTTTCGCCAACAGCGTTTTCCGCGTAATGCCTAACTGACGGGCGGCTTCGGTTTTGTTGCCGCCCGTTTTTTCCAGCGCCGCCAGAATCACCTCTTTTTCGACTTCCACTAGCGGCTGAATCAGCCCCTCCTCGCTCCCGCCTGACGGCAGCGGCGTACCCGCGATCGCCAGCGGCAATTCCCGCCCGGAGATATAGTCCCCGGTCAGTAGCACCACCGCCCGCTCCACCGCGTTTTCCAGCTCGCGAATGTTGCCCGGCCAGGAGTAGTGGATCAGCAGATCCATCGCCTGTGGAGTGAACCCCTTTACCGCCTTACGATTGCGTTCGGCATAGCGTTTGAGAAAGTGCTGCGCCAGCGGCGGAATATCTTCCCGGCGCCGGCGCAGCGGCGGCATCTCAATAGTCACGACGTTCAGGCGGTAATAGAGATCCTGGCGAAAACGCCCGGCGCTTACCTCTTCCGCGAGGTTGCGGTGGGTGGCGGCGATCAGCCGCACATCAACGGCAAGCGTCTGGTTGCTGCCGACCCGCTGCACCTCCCGTTCCTGAATCGCCCGCAGCAGCCGGACCTGCATCAATGGTGAGATATCGCCAATTTCATCGAGGAACAGCGTGCCGCCATCCGCTTCGACAAAGCGCCCTTCACGTCGCCGATCCGCGCCGGTAAACGCCCCTTTTTCATGGCCGAAGAGTTCCGACTCCAGTAGCGACTCATTCAGCGCCGCGCAGTTGAGCGTCACCAGCGGCTTATCACCGCGCCCGCTGCAGGCGTGGATGGCGCGCGCCACCAGTTCCTTACCGGTTCCCGACTCCCCATAGATCAGCACCGTCGCATCCGAAGGGGCTACCAGCGTAATATTATTAAGAAGCGCCTGCATCGCCGGGCTGTCGCCTATCATGCCCCAGCGCGAACTCGCTGCGGCGGGGTGTTCGCCCTCGCTATGCCGGGTGTGTGCCAGCGCCTGGACTAACGTCTGCTGTAACGTGTCAAAATCCAGCGGTTTAATCAGATAATCCAGCGCCCCGGACTTGATGGCCTCCACCGCCGTATCGACGCTGGAGAACGCCGTCATGATCAGCACCGGGATCGCCGGGTTATAGGCTTTAATCTCTTTTAACGTCGCGATACCGTCCATCTCCGCCATGCGAATATCGCACAGCACCAGGTCGAAGACCTGCTGATGGATCAGCTCCAGCGCCTGCAGGCCGTTGTGGGCTAATGCCACCTGATAGCCCCAGCCGCGCAGCAGCGCCTGCAGGATCGTGCAGTGGCTGATGTCATCATCGACAACCAGAATCTGTACCTTATCGCTGCTCATCTTCCCTCCGTTGAGCATCAATCGGTAGCCAAAGCGTAAATATCGCTCCGGCCCCCGGCTGACTTTCGGCGCGGATCGTCCCGCCATGTTGTTCGATAATATTCTGCACCACCGCCAGCCCCAGCCCGGTGCCGTCCGCTTTGGTGGTGAAATAGGGGGTGAAGATGGCCTGCAGCTCTTCGGCAGTCATCCCTTTACCGCTATCTGCGACGACGATTTTCATCCGCTGACGGTCAGCTTCGCTTGCCGATACGCGAATGACGCCGTCACGGCCAATCGCCTGCATCGCGTTCAGGTACAGGTTCAACAGCACCTGGTTCAGGCGGTCGGCATCGGCGTTGATCGTGGAGAGCTCCGGGCGCGGAGTGAATTGCAGCGCGATCCCGCGACTCTGCGCATCCTGGCTAACCAACTGCAATGAGTGGTGGATAAGCGCGTTAATATCCACCGGCTGGTAATTTAAATGCGCGGGCCGGACCAGCTCCAGCAGCTCACTGACCACCCGATTGAGGCGGTCGGCCTCTTTGGCCATCACCTGCGCTAACTGATGCGACTCACCGCCCGGCGGCGTGCGCTCGGCAAAATATTTTGCCAGCCCTTTAATCGACGAGAGCGGATTGCGGATCTCGTGCGCCACGCCCGCCGCCAGATGGCCAAGCGCCAGCAGTTTCTCTTTGCGGGCCATCGCCTCCAGCAGTTGTTTCCGTGAGCGGCGATAGCGGCGGAACCAGAACTGGGCAAGGATCGTTGCCGCTGTCACCAACGCGGCGGCGCCCAGCATGATGGCCATATTCCGCTGCCCGCGGGCCTGCGCGGCATCCAGCTCGCGGCTATCAAAGGCGATAAAAATCACCTGCGGGACGCTGGCTTGAGCCAGGGCGCTGTTGCCGCGATTCATCATGCCCCTATGGTGGCCGCGGGCCGGATTGAGCGGGCGAAACTGGCGATAGATCTCCATGGCCGGCTGCGGCTCGCTAAGCCGCCGCCAGCGAGCCTGTTCGCCAACCGCCAGCGCACGCATCTGCGCGGGGCTGTAGAGCGTTTGACCCACCTGCTGCGGATCGCTGTGGGCGATGATGGCGCCATTGTCATCAGTCACCGCGAACCACAGGACGCCCGGCTGCCAGGCCATCTCTTCCAGCAGGGCCTGCAGCTGCGCGTGGTGCATCCGCATTCCCATGCCAACGCGCGTGCCGGACTCCAGCGCGCGGATCAGTACGCTCCCCTTCTCCTCGATAGTTTGTCGGGCGGCGGTCGTCTCACGACCGTAGTCGCGGACGATCATCGCGGAGAACAGCACCACCAGCAGCACTACCGTACCGGTCAGCAGCCAGCTCAGCGCGCCAGCGGCAGCGTCCCGGGAAAAAGGTTTGATCTTCATCGGCGAGTCCTTGTCATCTCCTTTTCGCTATCAGCAGGATCTTTCAGCAGAAATCATGCCATGTTTCCGCGCGGCCAAACCTGCTCTCAAACATATCGCCTGCGCTTTAGCGAGTAAAAATGACTCGCCGGTCCCGGGCGGAACGGGTCATTTTTACTCGCTCTTCTCTTTAACGGCCTCGGCAGGCCTGCACGGACGGGCTTTTTCAGGCTGGCATGAAAGATGCAATACCGAGAGAAACCACACAGGAGAAAATGCCATGAAACGGAACCGTACCTTACCTCTCGCCCTCGTTACCTTAGCCGCGCTGACCTTCGGCAGCAACACGGCCTGGGCCAACCACCACTGGGGCAACAATAACGGGATCGGCAACCAGGGCTACAGTCAGCTGACCCAGGAGCAGCAGGCTACCGCGCAAAAGCTGCATAACGATTACTATGAGCAAACCAGCGCCCTGCGCCAGCAGTTGCAGTCCAAACGCTATGAGTACAATGCGTTGCTCACGGCGCAAAAGCCGGACAGCGGCAAGATTGAAGCCGTCGCTCAGGAGATGGAAGGCTTACGCCAGAAGCTGGATCAGCAGCGGGTGAAATTAGATCTCGCCCTGGCTGAGGCTGGCGTTCCCCGCGGCGCAGGAATGGGATATGGCGGCTGTCGCGGTAGCGGCGGCGGTCATATGGGCATGAATCACTGGTAAAGGTTAGAAGCTTTTTTCCGTCGGCTGCCAGGTGCAGAAGTTTTCATTGGCCACCAGCAGCAGTTGAGAGCCTTCCGGCGCCTCCAGCCAGGCAATGCTCACCGCGGCGGAAGCGTGGCTCTGCCGACGTTCAATGTGCGCCAGAGCCCGACTATCGAGGTCGGGCGTGACCGTCTGCCCTTCACAGGTCAGCACGGTATGCGCGGCGGCGTTCCAGCGCCCCTGACGC is part of the Klebsiella quasipneumoniae subsp. quasipneumoniae genome and encodes:
- the zraR gene encoding sigma-54-dependent response regulator transcription factor ZraR — translated: MSSDKVQILVVDDDISHCTILQALLRGWGYQVALAHNGLQALELIHQQVFDLVLCDIRMAEMDGIATLKEIKAYNPAIPVLIMTAFSSVDTAVEAIKSGALDYLIKPLDFDTLQQTLVQALAHTRHSEGEHPAAASSRWGMIGDSPAMQALLNNITLVAPSDATVLIYGESGTGKELVARAIHACSGRGDKPLVTLNCAALNESLLESELFGHEKGAFTGADRRREGRFVEADGGTLFLDEIGDISPLMQVRLLRAIQEREVQRVGSNQTLAVDVRLIAATHRNLAEEVSAGRFRQDLYYRLNVVTIEMPPLRRRREDIPPLAQHFLKRYAERNRKAVKGFTPQAMDLLIHYSWPGNIRELENAVERAVVLLTGDYISGRELPLAIAGTPLPSGGSEEGLIQPLVEVEKEVILAALEKTGGNKTEAARQLGITRKTLLAKLSR
- the zraS gene encoding two-component system sensor histidine kinase ZraS, whose product is MKIKPFSRDAAAGALSWLLTGTVVLLVVLFSAMIVRDYGRETTAARQTIEEKGSVLIRALESGTRVGMGMRMHHAQLQALLEEMAWQPGVLWFAVTDDNGAIIAHSDPQQVGQTLYSPAQMRALAVGEQARWRRLSEPQPAMEIYRQFRPLNPARGHHRGMMNRGNSALAQASVPQVIFIAFDSRELDAAQARGQRNMAIMLGAAALVTAATILAQFWFRRYRRSRKQLLEAMARKEKLLALGHLAAGVAHEIRNPLSSIKGLAKYFAERTPPGGESHQLAQVMAKEADRLNRVVSELLELVRPAHLNYQPVDINALIHHSLQLVSQDAQSRGIALQFTPRPELSTINADADRLNQVLLNLYLNAMQAIGRDGVIRVSASEADRQRMKIVVADSGKGMTAEELQAIFTPYFTTKADGTGLGLAVVQNIIEQHGGTIRAESQPGAGAIFTLWLPIDAQRREDEQR
- the zraP gene encoding zinc resistance sensor/chaperone ZraP; protein product: MKRNRTLPLALVTLAALTFGSNTAWANHHWGNNNGIGNQGYSQLTQEQQATAQKLHNDYYEQTSALRQQLQSKRYEYNALLTAQKPDSGKIEAVAQEMEGLRQKLDQQRVKLDLALAEAGVPRGAGMGYGGCRGSGGGHMGMNHW